The Oscillospiraceae bacterium genome contains a region encoding:
- the mtnN gene encoding 5'-methylthioadenosine/S-adenosylhomocysteine nucleosidase, translated as MEDIIGILGAMPEEVDQLCALLDGVTIEPYAGVEYHQGYLGERRVVVCCAGMGKANAAATTQVLITKFGVDRIVFSGIAGNMSAHIGIGDVVVGRRVIYHDAQDDMLVQSAPFTAQYEGDPELVEAALSACRAVGVRAIAGTIATGDQFVGDTATKRAIEQRVHPDCVEMEGAAVSQIAAKNGVPCVILRAMSDNADESGYEVLVVKDFSISEYVATATAIVAHMLKELA; from the coding sequence GTGGAAGATATCATCGGTATTCTGGGCGCCATGCCCGAAGAGGTGGATCAGCTCTGCGCCCTGCTGGACGGCGTGACCATAGAGCCTTACGCGGGGGTGGAGTATCATCAGGGCTATCTGGGCGAGCGCCGGGTGGTGGTGTGCTGCGCGGGCATGGGCAAGGCCAACGCCGCGGCCACCACGCAGGTGCTCATCACCAAATTCGGTGTGGACCGCATCGTTTTTTCCGGCATTGCGGGCAACATGAGCGCCCATATCGGCATCGGGGATGTGGTGGTGGGCCGCCGGGTCATCTATCACGATGCCCAGGACGATATGCTGGTTCAAAGCGCGCCCTTTACCGCTCAGTACGAGGGCGACCCCGAGCTGGTGGAGGCCGCGCTGAGCGCCTGCCGCGCGGTGGGCGTGCGCGCCATTGCAGGCACCATTGCCACCGGCGACCAGTTTGTGGGCGACACGGCTACCAAACGCGCCATTGAGCAGCGGGTTCATCCGGACTGTGTGGAGATGGAGGGCGCGGCTGTAAGCCAGATCGCCGCCAAAAACGGCGTGCCCTGTGTGATCCTGCGTGCCATGAGCGACAACGCCGACGAATCCGGCTACGAGGTGCTGGTGGTGAAGGATTTCAGCATCAGCGAATATGTGGCCACCGCCACCGCCATTGTGGCCCACATGCTCAAAGAGCTGGCCTGA
- a CDS encoding DNA methyltransferase gives MKKRLDDRLIYEILSAVEEIPRGKVASYGQLARLIGHEKNARLVGKVLSMAEFYGSYPCHRVVNHAGRTAPGWTEQQSLLAAEGVGFKPNGCVDMKHYQWDE, from the coding sequence ATGAAAAAACGCCTGGATGACCGGCTGATCTACGAAATCCTCTCCGCCGTGGAGGAGATCCCCCGGGGAAAGGTGGCCAGCTACGGCCAGCTCGCCCGGCTGATCGGGCACGAAAAGAACGCCCGGCTTGTGGGCAAGGTTTTAAGCATGGCCGAATTTTACGGGTCCTACCCCTGCCACCGGGTCGTGAACCACGCCGGCCGCACCGCCCCCGGGTGGACCGAGCAGCAAAGCCTGCTCGCGGCGGAGGGCGTGGGGTTCAAGCCCAACGGCTGCGTGGATATGAAGCACTATCAATGGGATGAGTGA
- a CDS encoding delta-lactam-biosynthetic de-N-acetylase: MFLCVSKKAAHRAAAGLVCAAVVCCGAAGLRAHGRDEPAAVTVFAHEWGLSFQEENQPPVPNLTAEQLRPYDAYYCGDTAQKRLYLTFDAGYENGNMPAILDALKKHGAPGAFFVVGPYIKENPELVRRMAEEGHVVGNHTYHHPNMSQKDQESFTQELQSVEQLFQELTGQPMQKFYRPPEGKFSDENLKWAQALGYKTVFWSLAYVDWNPEDQPSKEKAFSKLLPRTHDGAIVLLHSTSATNAAILDELLTKWEEMGYTFGSVTELGESAPAPGAAASAAP; the protein is encoded by the coding sequence ATGTTTTTATGCGTTTCCAAAAAAGCGGCGCACCGCGCGGCGGCGGGGCTTGTGTGCGCGGCGGTGGTGTGCTGCGGCGCGGCGGGGCTGCGCGCCCACGGGCGTGATGAGCCCGCGGCCGTGACGGTGTTCGCCCACGAGTGGGGCCTTTCCTTCCAGGAGGAAAACCAGCCCCCGGTGCCAAACCTCACCGCGGAGCAGCTGCGCCCTTACGACGCCTATTACTGCGGCGACACGGCGCAGAAACGGCTGTATCTCACCTTTGACGCGGGCTACGAAAACGGAAACATGCCGGCCATTTTAGACGCGCTGAAAAAGCACGGAGCGCCCGGTGCGTTTTTTGTGGTGGGACCGTACATTAAAGAGAACCCGGAGCTGGTCCGGCGCATGGCGGAGGAGGGGCATGTGGTGGGAAACCACACCTACCACCACCCGAACATGTCGCAGAAGGACCAGGAGAGCTTCACCCAGGAACTGCAGAGCGTGGAGCAGCTGTTTCAGGAGCTGACGGGCCAGCCCATGCAGAAGTTTTACCGCCCGCCCGAGGGCAAGTTTTCGGATGAAAACCTGAAATGGGCCCAGGCGCTGGGCTATAAAACTGTTTTTTGGAGCCTGGCCTATGTGGACTGGAACCCCGAGGACCAGCCCTCCAAGGAAAAGGCGTTCAGCAAGCTTTTGCCCCGCACCCACGACGGCGCCATTGTGCTGCTGCACTCCACCAGCGCCACCAACGCGGCCATTCTGGACGAATTGCTGACCAAGTGGGAAGAGATGGGCTACACCTTCGGCAGCGTGACCGAGCTGGGGGAATCAGCCCCGGCGCCGGGCGCCGCTGCCTCGGCCGCGCCGTAA
- a CDS encoding 4-alpha-glucanotransferase: MRECGVLMPVSSLPGPYGIGCFGKEAYRFVDFLARAGQQVWQLLPLSPTGYGDSPYQSCSAFAGNPYFIDLDELCAQGLLKKGEYERLPWGADPARVDYGAVYRHRFSVLRAAFARFEPYPPDEYYTFCFLNEDWLDDYALYMAAKGQNGMKSWLEWPRELRLREPGALAALARTAAGEIAFWKFLQFQFSRQWAALKGYANEKGVRILGDIPIYVAADSADAWAGGSLFETDAEGSPRRVAGCPPDYFAKDGQLWGNPLYDWAHHRATGYAWWVRRVRHALALYDEIRIDHFRAFDTYYAIPAGAATARDGVWEQGPGMELFEALRRELGQVPIVAEDLGLLFDSVRRLLKASGLPGMKVLQFAFDPDCDSEYLPHNHPENCVVYPGTHDNATAAEWLATAGKKELAKARAYLGLTKEEGEVKGFLRGALASPARLAVIPAADWLGLGAEGRINTPGTSAGNWQWRAKPGAFSPALAGAIRRQCAVYGRGPAAE; encoded by the coding sequence ATGCGAGAGTGCGGCGTATTGATGCCGGTGTCCAGCCTGCCGGGGCCTTATGGGATCGGCTGTTTTGGAAAAGAGGCGTACCGGTTTGTGGACTTTCTGGCCCGGGCGGGGCAGCAGGTATGGCAGCTGCTGCCCCTTTCGCCCACCGGCTACGGCGACAGCCCCTACCAGAGCTGCTCGGCCTTTGCGGGCAACCCGTATTTTATTGATCTGGACGAATTGTGTGCTCAGGGCCTGCTGAAAAAGGGTGAATATGAACGGCTGCCCTGGGGTGCGGACCCGGCGCGGGTGGACTACGGTGCCGTGTACCGGCACCGCTTTTCGGTGCTGCGGGCCGCTTTTGCCCGGTTTGAGCCCTACCCGCCGGACGAATATTACACCTTTTGTTTTTTGAATGAGGACTGGCTGGACGACTATGCCCTTTACATGGCCGCCAAGGGGCAGAACGGGATGAAGAGCTGGCTGGAGTGGCCGCGCGAATTGCGCCTGCGCGAGCCGGGGGCGCTGGCCGCGCTGGCCCGCACCGCCGCCGGGGAGATCGCGTTCTGGAAGTTTTTGCAGTTTCAGTTCAGCCGCCAGTGGGCCGCGCTGAAAGGGTACGCAAACGAAAAAGGCGTGCGCATTTTGGGGGATATCCCCATCTATGTGGCGGCGGATTCCGCCGACGCCTGGGCTGGCGGCAGTTTGTTTGAAACCGACGCCGAGGGCAGCCCCCGGCGGGTGGCGGGCTGCCCGCCGGACTATTTTGCAAAGGACGGCCAGCTGTGGGGCAACCCGCTTTACGACTGGGCCCACCACCGCGCCACCGGCTACGCATGGTGGGTGCGGCGGGTGCGCCATGCCCTGGCGCTGTACGACGAGATCCGCATCGACCACTTCCGCGCGTTCGACACCTACTACGCGATCCCCGCCGGTGCGGCGACCGCCCGGGACGGGGTGTGGGAACAGGGCCCGGGCATGGAGCTGTTCGAGGCGCTGCGGCGGGAGCTGGGGCAGGTGCCCATCGTGGCCGAGGACCTGGGGCTTTTGTTCGACAGCGTGCGCCGGCTTTTGAAGGCCAGCGGCCTGCCGGGCATGAAGGTGCTGCAATTTGCCTTTGACCCGGATTGCGACAGCGAATACCTGCCCCACAACCACCCGGAAAACTGTGTGGTCTACCCCGGCACGCACGACAACGCCACCGCCGCGGAATGGCTGGCCACAGCGGGCAAAAAAGAGCTGGCCAAAGCCCGCGCGTACCTGGGCCTCACGAAAGAAGAGGGCGAGGTGAAGGGCTTTTTGCGGGGGGCGCTGGCAAGCCCGGCCCGGCTGGCGGTCATTCCCGCGGCCGATTGGCTGGGCCTGGGCGCCGAGGGGCGCATCAACACCCCTGGTACCAGCGCCGGCAACTGGCAATGGCGGGCAAAACCCGGCGCATTCAGCCCGGCGCTGGCCGGGGCGATTCGCAGGCAGTGCGCGGTATACGGCCGGGGGCCGGCGGCGGAGTAA
- a CDS encoding alanyl-tRNA editing protein yields the protein MERTEKLYYAQPPVGAFAATVLACEAAAGGWLVTLDRTAFYPEGGGQPADQGRLGGAGVLDVHEKEGVVLHLTSAPLVPGSRVEGTVDLARRWDHTQQHSGEHILSGLLHSMFGAENVGFHIGADYLTMDTSLPIPPEGLLEAERRANQVIWADPPLEAAWYTDKDALAALVYRSKKELDGPVRIVTVPGADCCACCGTHVQRAGQVGQIKIIDWQKYKEGTRLFVVCGGRALAHHEVQRAQCAAIGAALSAKANALADAVLRQQSELEAAKFRAIQAENQWFAALAAAVQPGQAPVLLAEHTGPDGLRRLVGLLTARTGKLCAAFAPAENGLAYALGCAAPGADLRPLCKAMNAALGGRGGGKPGFVQGSVAAGFDAAQAFLSSHPFK from the coding sequence ATGGAACGCACAGAAAAACTTTATTACGCACAGCCGCCCGTGGGGGCCTTTGCCGCCACGGTGCTGGCCTGCGAGGCGGCGGCCGGCGGCTGGCTTGTAACGCTGGACCGCACCGCCTTTTACCCCGAGGGCGGGGGCCAGCCCGCGGACCAGGGCCGTTTGGGCGGCGCCGGGGTGCTGGACGTGCACGAAAAAGAGGGTGTGGTGCTGCACCTCACAAGCGCCCCGCTCGTCCCGGGCAGCCGGGTGGAGGGCACGGTGGACCTGGCCCGCCGGTGGGACCACACCCAGCAGCACTCGGGCGAGCACATCCTTTCGGGGCTCCTGCACAGCATGTTCGGGGCCGAAAACGTGGGCTTCCACATCGGCGCGGACTACCTGACCATGGACACCAGCCTGCCCATCCCGCCTGAGGGCCTTTTGGAGGCCGAGCGCCGGGCAAACCAGGTGATCTGGGCGGACCCGCCGCTGGAAGCGGCCTGGTACACCGACAAGGATGCCCTGGCCGCCCTTGTATACCGCAGCAAAAAGGAACTGGACGGCCCGGTGCGCATTGTGACCGTGCCCGGGGCCGACTGCTGCGCCTGCTGCGGCACCCATGTGCAGCGCGCGGGCCAGGTGGGCCAGATCAAAATCATCGACTGGCAGAAATACAAAGAGGGCACCCGCCTGTTCGTGGTGTGCGGCGGCAGGGCTCTGGCCCATCACGAAGTCCAGCGGGCCCAGTGCGCCGCCATCGGCGCCGCGCTCTCGGCCAAAGCAAACGCCCTGGCCGACGCAGTCCTGCGCCAGCAAAGCGAGCTGGAAGCGGCAAAGTTCCGCGCCATCCAGGCCGAGAACCAGTGGTTCGCGGCGCTGGCCGCAGCGGTGCAGCCGGGCCAGGCGCCGGTCCTGCTGGCAGAGCACACCGGCCCGGATGGGCTGCGCCGCCTGGTGGGCCTTCTGACCGCCCGCACCGGGAAGCTCTGCGCCGCCTTTGCCCCGGCGGAAAACGGCCTGGCCTACGCGCTGGGTTGCGCCGCGCCGGGCGCCGACCTGCGCCCGCTGTGCAAGGCCATGAACGCGGCGCTGGGCGGGCGCGGCGGCGGCAAGCCGGGCTTTGTGCAGGGCAGCGTGGCCGCCGGTTTTGATGCCGCGCAGGCCTTTTTGAGCAGCCACCCTTTCAAATAA
- a CDS encoding tRNA (guanosine(46)-N7)-methyltransferase TrmB, with protein sequence MRMRFKPYARPELLATPWHAHEPAANKGCWRSQFARPEQPMHLELGCGKGGFLARLAAANPQVNYLGIDITDKVLILAKRKIEALYADAGRPVDNVLIMSLNIERILDAFSRQDAVQRIYINFCNPWNRKLAHKKHRLTHTRQLALYRQLLADGGEVYFKTDDDGLFADSLEYFAEAGFAVVWKTLDLHQNEPAWNIRTEHEAMFTDQGIATKALIAQKLPLAREAETLAAAIAARTAKEKAESAAIRAARGEA encoded by the coding sequence ATGCGAATGAGATTCAAGCCCTACGCCCGGCCGGAGCTTCTGGCCACCCCCTGGCACGCCCACGAGCCCGCCGCCAACAAGGGCTGCTGGCGCAGCCAGTTCGCCCGGCCCGAACAGCCCATGCATCTTGAACTGGGCTGCGGCAAGGGCGGCTTTCTGGCCCGGCTGGCGGCCGCCAACCCCCAGGTAAACTACCTGGGCATCGACATCACCGACAAGGTGCTGATCCTTGCCAAGCGCAAGATCGAGGCGCTGTACGCCGATGCCGGCCGCCCGGTGGACAATGTGCTCATCATGAGCCTGAACATCGAGCGCATTCTGGACGCCTTCAGCCGGCAGGATGCCGTGCAGCGCATCTACATCAACTTCTGCAACCCCTGGAACCGCAAGCTGGCCCACAAAAAGCACCGGCTCACCCACACCCGCCAGCTGGCTTTGTACCGGCAGCTGCTGGCCGACGGCGGCGAGGTATATTTTAAGACCGACGACGACGGCCTCTTTGCCGACAGCCTGGAATACTTTGCCGAGGCGGGCTTTGCGGTGGTGTGGAAAACCCTGGACCTGCACCAGAACGAGCCCGCGTGGAACATCCGCACCGAGCACGAGGCCATGTTCACCGATCAGGGCATCGCCACCAAAGCCCTGATCGCCCAAAAGCTGCCGCTGGCGCGTGAGGCCGAAACCCTGGCCGCGGCCATCGCCGCACGCACCGCAAAGGAAAAGGCCGAGAGCGCGGCCATCCGCGCGGCGCGGGGCGAGGCGTAA
- a CDS encoding phosphorylase — translation MKEQPFPILEFDPDPDAVISPADWAGGARLPRRCVLTFFREIVEEKCAAQGLQPLAALRSEIVTLPIYPLEVGGVPVCLAMPFAGSAGAAGALDELAAMGCGTFLICGAAGALQSGLTAGRLILPTAAVRDEGASYHYLPPGREALPDPELVAALERALAARGLPFVTGKTWTTDALYRETRGKIARRAAEGCLTVEMEAAGFFAAASFRGLQAAQLLYAADDVSGEAWAERGWRDQRGVRRALVDLCLETIASL, via the coding sequence ATGAAGGAACAGCCCTTCCCCATTTTAGAGTTTGACCCCGACCCGGACGCCGTGATTTCCCCGGCCGACTGGGCTGGCGGCGCACGGCTGCCACGCCGGTGCGTGCTCACCTTTTTCCGGGAAATCGTGGAGGAAAAGTGCGCCGCACAGGGCCTGCAGCCACTGGCTGCCCTGCGCTCCGAGATCGTGACGCTGCCCATCTACCCCTTGGAGGTGGGAGGGGTGCCCGTGTGCCTTGCCATGCCTTTTGCCGGCAGCGCCGGGGCAGCCGGCGCGCTGGACGAACTGGCCGCAATGGGCTGCGGCACCTTTTTGATCTGCGGGGCGGCCGGCGCGCTGCAAAGCGGGCTCACTGCCGGGCGCCTGATCCTGCCCACCGCCGCCGTGCGGGACGAGGGCGCCTCGTACCATTACCTGCCCCCGGGCCGGGAGGCCTTGCCCGACCCGGAGCTTGTGGCCGCGCTGGAACGCGCCCTGGCGGCCCGCGGTCTGCCGTTTGTAACGGGCAAGACCTGGACGACCGACGCGCTTTACCGCGAAACCAGGGGTAAGATCGCCCGGCGCGCGGCCGAGGGCTGCCTGACAGTGGAGATGGAGGCGGCGGGCTTTTTTGCCGCGGCCAGCTTCCGGGGGCTGCAGGCCGCGCAGCTTCTCTACGCAGCAGACGACGTTTCGGGCGAAGCATGGGCCGAACGCGGCTGGCGCGACCAGCGCGGGGTGCGGCGGGCGCTGGTGGACCTGTGCCTGGAAACCATCGCTTCTCTATAA
- the attT gene encoding AttT protein: MIKIQEGCPTAEAWLTLRRAVGFAPYPLEAAERGLQHTLKCFCALDQEDRMVGLVKLQGDGVTSFLVHDLIVLPAWQGKGVGGMLLERALEYIRASRTPGASVCLLSAAGKEPFYEKYGFRRRPGNGKGCGMALDE, encoded by the coding sequence ATGATCAAGATCCAGGAGGGCTGCCCAACAGCGGAAGCTTGGCTTACACTGCGCCGAGCTGTAGGTTTTGCGCCATACCCTCTGGAAGCCGCAGAGCGTGGCCTCCAGCACACTTTGAAATGCTTTTGTGCGCTGGATCAAGAGGACCGGATGGTTGGCCTTGTAAAGCTGCAGGGCGATGGAGTCACCAGTTTTCTCGTTCACGATCTGATCGTGCTTCCCGCCTGGCAGGGGAAAGGGGTCGGCGGCATGCTTTTGGAGCGGGCGCTGGAATATATCAGAGCTTCCAGAACGCCGGGAGCCAGTGTTTGCCTTTTGTCGGCTGCAGGCAAGGAACCATTTTATGAAAAATATGGGTTCCGGCGACGGCCTGGAAATGGGAAGGGTTGTGGGATGGCTTTGGACGAATAA
- a CDS encoding sugar ABC transporter substrate-binding protein, protein MKKKFVRCFAVMLCIGLLTSCGLPAPSALPATSSGADLGGALEGEITFWHSFVNGPRLESIQNSAEEFMRENPGVKINIETFSWGDFYTKWTTSMASGNLPDMSTALPAHVAEMIDADAIIPLNDLIDQVGRDRFYEAPLREMTVGSDTYAVPLYSHAQVMWIRKDLLEHNALAVPETWDELYEAAKALTGNGVYGCCVPMGIGDRMATRFLNFYVRSGGGTLLTEDKKADLTSNLALDGIRYWVKMYEDCSPADSINYKCHDKELMYYQGKTAFDFESGFQIEGIQENSPDLADFIDCMPMPKIHKGDPVYGIETSNIPMVVWKNSQHPEICKAFIRFLYQEDRYIEFLSATPAGMLPALKDIAENEAYLSNPIVQKYSHAVQVISDAVAVGTEIGFENGPCPQASILTSQGVIEAMFQDIVSNHTDVETAARAAEKKLNELFETVK, encoded by the coding sequence ATGAAGAAGAAATTTGTACGGTGCTTTGCGGTGATGCTCTGTATCGGGCTGCTGACAAGCTGCGGCTTACCAGCGCCCTCAGCGCTGCCAGCAACCTCTTCCGGCGCGGATTTGGGCGGCGCCCTGGAGGGCGAGATCACTTTTTGGCACTCCTTCGTGAACGGCCCCCGGCTGGAATCCATCCAGAACTCGGCAGAGGAATTTATGCGGGAAAACCCCGGCGTCAAAATCAACATCGAAACCTTTTCCTGGGGCGATTTTTATACCAAATGGACCACCAGCATGGCCTCCGGCAACCTGCCGGACATGAGCACGGCACTGCCTGCTCATGTGGCCGAGATGATCGACGCCGACGCCATCATCCCCCTGAACGATCTGATCGACCAGGTCGGCCGTGACCGGTTTTACGAAGCGCCCCTGCGCGAGATGACCGTGGGTTCCGACACCTACGCCGTGCCCCTTTATTCCCATGCGCAGGTAATGTGGATTCGTAAAGACCTGCTGGAGCACAATGCCCTTGCAGTGCCTGAAACCTGGGACGAATTGTATGAAGCGGCCAAAGCCCTGACCGGGAATGGCGTTTATGGCTGCTGTGTGCCGATGGGCATCGGCGACCGCATGGCCACACGCTTTTTGAATTTCTACGTGCGCAGCGGCGGCGGTACCCTGCTCACCGAAGACAAAAAGGCCGATCTGACCAGCAACCTTGCGCTGGACGGCATCCGCTATTGGGTAAAAATGTACGAGGACTGCTCACCCGCCGATTCCATTAATTATAAATGTCACGACAAAGAGCTGATGTACTACCAAGGCAAGACTGCCTTTGACTTTGAGAGCGGTTTTCAGATTGAGGGTATACAGGAAAATTCACCGGATCTCGCCGATTTCATCGACTGTATGCCCATGCCGAAAATCCACAAGGGTGACCCGGTATACGGCATCGAGACCTCCAACATTCCCATGGTCGTGTGGAAAAATTCGCAGCATCCAGAGATTTGCAAGGCTTTCATCCGCTTTTTGTACCAGGAGGATCGCTATATTGAATTTTTGTCGGCCACGCCTGCAGGCATGCTGCCCGCCCTGAAAGACATCGCTGAAAACGAGGCGTATCTCTCGAACCCCATCGTCCAGAAATACTCTCATGCGGTACAGGTCATCAGCGACGCGGTAGCGGTGGGGACTGAAATCGGGTTTGAAAACGGCCCTTGCCCACAGGCCAGCATCCTGACCTCACAGGGAGTGATCGAGGCCATGTTCCAGGATATTGTGTCCAACCACACCGATGTGGAAACGGCCGCCAGAGCCGCTGAAAAAAAGCTGAACGAACTATTTGAAACAGTGAAATAA
- the ABC-MSP_2 gene encoding ABC transporter permease, with amino-acid sequence MHKKIDWAGTAFLLPACLIVGALLFYPILSSVYYSFTAKNLIKPGATFIGLGNYGSLLSNREIYRAFGVSLKWTFFSLIGQVLVGGSAALALHRIKRGQGIYRTLLIIPWAFPPIVIAVAWKWLLNGVYGFLPSLLMQSGLCSAAPQFLSDKRLVFPTLVFINIWFGAPLIMVNVLSALQTIPKDQYEAAQIDGASRWQSFAYITIPHIKVVMGLLLVLRTIWIFNNFDNIYLLTGGGPAGLTTTVPIYAYNLGWGLKQIGKASAVTILLLLFLMLVCRAYFAILDRWERERI; translated from the coding sequence ATGCACAAAAAAATTGACTGGGCGGGCACCGCCTTTTTACTTCCCGCATGCCTGATCGTGGGGGCGCTGCTGTTTTACCCGATCCTTTCCAGCGTATATTATAGTTTCACTGCCAAAAACCTCATCAAGCCCGGGGCAACGTTTATCGGTTTGGGAAACTACGGCAGCCTCCTCTCCAACAGGGAAATTTACCGGGCTTTTGGGGTTTCACTCAAATGGACCTTTTTTTCGCTCATCGGCCAAGTGTTGGTAGGTGGGTCAGCGGCGCTGGCGCTGCACCGCATCAAACGGGGCCAAGGCATTTACCGCACCTTGCTTATTATCCCCTGGGCATTTCCCCCCATCGTGATCGCAGTGGCCTGGAAGTGGCTTTTAAATGGTGTGTACGGTTTTTTGCCCAGCCTTTTGATGCAAAGCGGCCTGTGTTCCGCCGCGCCGCAATTTTTGAGTGATAAACGTCTGGTGTTTCCTACCCTAGTATTTATCAATATCTGGTTTGGTGCGCCTCTCATTATGGTAAACGTGCTTTCGGCGCTGCAAACCATCCCGAAAGACCAATACGAGGCTGCCCAGATCGACGGAGCATCCCGGTGGCAGAGCTTCGCATATATCACCATTCCTCATATCAAGGTGGTTATGGGGCTTTTATTGGTGCTGCGCACCATCTGGATTTTTAACAATTTCGACAATATTTATCTGCTCACCGGAGGCGGACCCGCGGGGCTTACCACTACCGTGCCCATTTACGCCTATAACCTGGGCTGGGGGCTCAAGCAGATTGGCAAAGCTTCCGCGGTCACGATCCTGCTGCTGCTCTTTTTGATGCTGGTGTGCCGGGCCTACTTTGCCATTCTGGACCGGTGGGAAAGGGAGCGGATATAA
- the ABC-MSP_3 gene encoding ABC transporter permease: protein MSRKKFSFSLLADHVYLSLLSALALFPLLWVLLCSVKSKQELMDRPTALLPHYISWDSYRHILGQMGFVTNILNSLWVALAATAATIFISALGAYGIVRFCPRLGKKLTRLMIMSYMFPSILLAVPYSTMMMRAGLTNTRLGLVIVYLSFSVPYAIWLLVGFFGTVPLEIEEAARVDGAARLQVFLQVALPITMPGIVATAIYTFINAWNEFLFALILINSTGKMTVSVALNAIQGAEYLDWGDVMAASTLVVMPSVVFFMFIQKRIAGGLAQGAVK, encoded by the coding sequence ATGAGTCGAAAAAAATTTTCATTTAGCCTTCTGGCCGATCATGTATACCTCTCGCTGCTTTCGGCGCTGGCCTTGTTCCCGCTGCTGTGGGTGTTGCTGTGCTCGGTAAAATCCAAGCAGGAACTTATGGACCGGCCTACCGCCCTGCTGCCCCACTATATTTCATGGGATTCCTATCGGCATATCTTAGGCCAAATGGGCTTTGTAACCAACATTCTCAACAGTTTGTGGGTCGCACTGGCAGCCACAGCGGCCACCATTTTTATTTCGGCGCTTGGGGCCTACGGCATTGTGCGCTTTTGCCCGCGCCTAGGCAAAAAGCTCACCCGGCTTATGATCATGTCCTACATGTTTCCCTCTATTCTGCTCGCAGTTCCCTACTCCACTATGATGATGCGGGCCGGGCTTACCAATACCCGCCTGGGGCTCGTAATCGTATACCTGTCGTTCTCCGTGCCTTACGCCATCTGGCTGCTGGTGGGCTTTTTTGGAACCGTACCGCTGGAAATTGAGGAGGCGGCCCGGGTAGACGGCGCCGCTCGGCTTCAGGTGTTTTTACAGGTAGCGCTGCCCATTACCATGCCCGGCATCGTTGCCACCGCCATTTACACTTTTATCAATGCCTGGAACGAATTTCTGTTTGCGCTGATCCTCATCAACAGCACGGGCAAAATGACCGTTTCAGTGGCCCTGAATGCCATTCAGGGCGCGGAATATCTGGATTGGGGCGACGTGATGGCAGCCTCGACTCTGGTTGTAATGCCTTCGGTCGTGTTTTTCATGTTCATTCAAAAAAGAATCGCGGGAGGCCTGGCGCAGGGCGCGGTAAAATAA